The following coding sequences are from one Lolium rigidum isolate FL_2022 chromosome 6, APGP_CSIRO_Lrig_0.1, whole genome shotgun sequence window:
- the LOC124665374 gene encoding glucan endo-1,3-beta-glucosidase, acidic isoform-like, whose protein sequence is MARQHAASVLAAALVFGILASIPAEVRSIGVCYGVKGDHLHMPSASDVVKLYVSRGITGMRIYEANAETLAALDGTGIDLIVDVPNHQVAKMAYCPCAASKWVQDYVVAYPGVSIRYIAVGNEVNGDEPLAQNILPAMQNMNAALSLAGFEQIKVSTAVQSGVTTGYPPSHGTFSPERGAHMPPIALYLAKTGAPLLANVYPYFAYTGTPGIDIKYALFTSLGTVVQDDNGLAYQNLFDAMVDTFYAALQSAGATDVGIVVSESGWPSAGATAATVSNAQAYNQGLIDHVSYGTPKVPQPLETYIFAMFNENEKTGEETEKHFGLFNPDMSSAYDINF, encoded by the exons ATGGCACGGCAACATGCTGCCTCTGTGCTTGCCGCGGCGTTGGTCTTCGGGATACTCGCATCCATCCCAGCTG AGGTGCGATCCATCGGCGTGTGCTACGGCGTTAAGGGCGACCACCTGCACATGCCGTCGGCGAGCGATGTGGTGAAGCTCTATGTATCCAGGGGCATCACCGGCATGCGCATCTATGAGGCCAACGCTGAGACGCTCGCGGCCCTCGACGGAACCGGCATCGACCTCATCGTGGACGTACCCAACCACCAGGTCGCCAAGATGGCCTATTGCCCCTGCGCCGCGTCCAAATGGGTCCAAGACTACGTCGTGGCCTACCCGGGCGTGAGCATCAGGTACATCGCCGTCGGCAACGAGGTGAACGGCGACGAGCCGCTGGCGCAAAACATCCTCCCagccatgcagaacatgaacgccGCCTTGTCCTTGGCCGGCTTCGAGCAAATCAAGGTGTCCACGGCGGTGCAATCGGGTGTGACAACGGGGTACCCTCCCTCCCACGGTACCTTCTCTCCCGAACGGGGTGCCCACATGCCGCCCATCGCGCTGTACCTTGCCAAGACGGGTGCGCCGCTGCTTGCTAACGTGTACCCCTACTTCGCCTACACGGGCACGCCCGGGATTGACATCAAGTACGCCCTCTTCACCTCGTTGGGCACGGTGGTGCAGGATGACAACGGTCTCGCCTACCAGAACCTGTTCGATGCGATGGTTGACACGTTCTACGCGGCGCTCCAGAGCGCCGGGGCAACGGATGTCGGCATTGTGGTGTCCGAGAGCGGGTGGCCGTCGGCCGGCGCAACGGCTGCGACTGTTAGTAACGCGCAGGCGTACAACCAGGGGCTGATCGACCACGTCTCCTATGGCACGCCCAAGGTGCCGCAGCCGCTGGAGACGTACATATTCGCTATGTTTAACGAGAACGAGAAGACAGGTGAAGAGACGGAGAAGCACTTTGGGCTGTTCAACCCGGACATGTCGTCGGCGTACGATATCAACTTCTAA